In one Mucilaginibacter sp. PAMB04168 genomic region, the following are encoded:
- a CDS encoding AIR synthase related protein: MISDQRYDQRGVSASKDDVHQAIKNIDKGLYPKAFCKIIPDILTNDPAYCNIMHADGAGTKSSLAYVYWKQTGDVSVWRGIAQDAIIMNLDDLLCVGATDNILLSSTIGRNKNLIPGEVIAAIINGTEEILEELRSHGIGIYSTGGETADVGDLVRTVIVDSTVTCRLKREDVISNHRIQAGNVIIGLASYGQATYEKEYNGGMGSNGLTSARHDVFNKSVAQQYPESFDPAVPESLVFSGGKNLTDLIDIGNGQTITAGKLVLSPTRTYAPVIKTILDSYRSQIHGMVHCSGGAQTKVLHFVDDVHVIKDNLFPIPPLFKLIQEQSGTSWQEMYKVFNMGHRMELYVPESIAADLIKISQNFGIDAQIIGRVEGGKKQVTVKSEFGEFVYN; the protein is encoded by the coding sequence ATGATTTCTGACCAACGATATGATCAGCGTGGGGTTTCGGCCTCTAAAGATGATGTGCACCAGGCCATCAAGAATATTGATAAAGGCTTATACCCCAAAGCATTCTGCAAAATTATCCCCGACATATTAACCAACGACCCTGCATACTGCAATATTATGCACGCGGATGGCGCGGGTACCAAGTCATCACTGGCTTACGTGTACTGGAAACAAACCGGCGACGTTTCAGTTTGGCGTGGCATTGCTCAGGATGCCATTATCATGAACCTGGACGACCTGCTATGCGTTGGCGCTACTGACAATATCCTGCTCTCATCAACCATTGGCCGTAACAAGAACCTGATACCCGGCGAAGTTATTGCCGCCATTATTAACGGCACCGAAGAAATATTAGAAGAGTTGCGCAGCCACGGCATCGGCATTTACTCTACCGGTGGCGAAACCGCCGATGTAGGCGATCTGGTACGTACCGTTATTGTAGACTCTACTGTAACCTGTCGTTTAAAGCGCGAAGATGTAATTTCCAATCACCGCATACAGGCAGGTAATGTAATTATTGGCTTAGCCTCATACGGGCAGGCCACTTACGAAAAAGAATACAACGGCGGCATGGGCTCCAACGGACTTACATCTGCGCGCCATGATGTGTTTAATAAGTCTGTAGCACAACAATATCCCGAAAGCTTTGATCCTGCCGTGCCTGAAAGCCTGGTATTTTCGGGCGGTAAAAATCTTACGGATTTAATTGACATTGGCAACGGACAAACCATTACAGCCGGCAAACTGGTGTTATCTCCTACCCGTACCTATGCGCCGGTTATTAAAACTATTTTAGACAGTTACCGCAGCCAGATACATGGTATGGTGCATTGCAGCGGCGGCGCGCAAACCAAGGTGCTGCACTTTGTGGATGATGTGCATGTGATTAAGGATAACCTGTTTCCTATTCCACCGCTGTTTAAGCTCATTCAGGAACAATCGGGCACCAGCTGGCAGGAAATGTACAAGGTATTTAACATGGGCCACCGTATGGAGCTTTATGTACCCGAATCGATTGCTGCCGACTTGATCAAAATATCACAAAACTTCGGCATCGACGCCCAAATTATTGGCCGTGTTGAAGGTGGCAAAAAGCAAGTGACCGTTAAATCGGAGTTTGGTGAGTTTGTATATAATTAA
- a CDS encoding chloride channel protein: MLKTILVKLNHWRARQTSQRSFLIFCSVLVGLVGGLSAVALKYMVHLMEHLSRELALHVPYHYSFLLLPAIGLLLAVAYQHVINRDQIQKGIGSILISIKKNKANMASNNAYSHLISSSLTVGFGGSSGLEAPIVCTGAAIGSNIGRFFKLNTYEKTILLAAGAAAGIAAVFNSPIAGVLFALEILIGEITIPTFIPLLIASATGVVVGKALHSGQLFHLVTEGWLIEALPFYLILGILSGLIAVYITKVADNLEKGIFMKQNRYVRAAAGGLLLGILILLFPPLLGEGYHYLQAILNGNIEVLKEESLYADWLSEPLVMLLFIAALILIKIIAAGITLGAGGNGGTFAPTMFTGAFLGLLLAYGVNQTGLIHLNTSNFIAVGMAGALSGVLHAPLTAIFLIAEITGGYVLFIPLMVVSAISYIIARAFNPHNMYWHTLIHEKEVYPDADYSTLNNIQLESIINKQYTALNRDMPVSEFYNILSASNANIFAVLNNHHQLEGVIWMDEIRKQLFKANQPDAVVADIMVQPPAVISYSQPVSSVMNVFDQLDVWQLPVIRDGKFAGFISKSGLLNQYRQVFIQQHKDADLFAARSVQSPHR, translated from the coding sequence ATGTTAAAAACAATATTAGTAAAACTGAACCATTGGCGTGCACGACAAACCTCGCAGCGTAGCTTCTTGATATTTTGCAGCGTACTGGTAGGCCTTGTTGGTGGCCTGTCGGCAGTTGCATTAAAGTATATGGTACACTTAATGGAACACCTAAGCCGTGAGCTGGCTTTACATGTTCCATATCATTACAGCTTTTTGTTACTGCCTGCCATAGGTTTACTTTTGGCTGTCGCCTACCAGCACGTCATAAACCGCGACCAGATACAGAAAGGAATAGGCAGCATTCTCATCAGCATTAAGAAGAATAAAGCGAACATGGCCTCCAATAATGCTTATTCTCACCTTATCAGCAGTTCGTTAACGGTAGGCTTTGGGGGTTCGTCGGGTTTGGAAGCGCCAATTGTGTGTACTGGCGCGGCCATAGGGTCTAATATTGGCCGGTTCTTTAAATTAAATACTTACGAAAAAACCATACTATTGGCAGCAGGTGCGGCGGCTGGTATTGCGGCTGTATTTAACAGCCCTATAGCAGGGGTGCTATTTGCACTCGAAATTTTAATTGGCGAAATCACTATTCCGACATTTATTCCGCTATTAATTGCTTCGGCAACCGGCGTTGTGGTTGGTAAGGCACTGCACTCCGGTCAATTATTCCATTTGGTTACCGAAGGCTGGCTTATTGAAGCTCTGCCGTTTTACCTCATATTAGGTATATTGAGCGGATTGATAGCAGTATATATTACCAAAGTTGCCGATAACCTGGAGAAAGGTATTTTTATGAAGCAAAATCGCTATGTACGTGCGGCTGCAGGCGGTTTGCTCCTGGGTATACTGATCTTGTTATTCCCGCCATTGCTGGGCGAGGGATATCATTACCTGCAAGCAATTCTGAATGGCAATATTGAGGTGCTGAAAGAAGAATCTCTGTATGCCGACTGGCTGTCGGAGCCATTGGTTATGCTGTTGTTTATTGCGGCATTAATTTTAATTAAAATTATAGCAGCAGGAATAACCCTCGGTGCTGGCGGTAACGGTGGTACGTTTGCGCCCACCATGTTTACCGGCGCATTTTTAGGACTATTGCTGGCTTATGGCGTTAACCAAACCGGCCTTATACATTTAAATACCAGTAATTTTATTGCGGTAGGTATGGCTGGCGCACTAAGCGGCGTTTTGCATGCCCCGCTAACGGCTATATTTTTGATTGCCGAAATTACCGGTGGGTATGTTTTGTTCATTCCGCTGATGGTGGTGTCTGCTATATCTTACATTATTGCACGGGCGTTTAATCCGCACAATATGTACTGGCATACGCTTATTCACGAAAAAGAGGTATATCCGGATGCTGACTACAGCACATTGAACAACATACAACTGGAAAGCATTATTAACAAGCAGTATACGGCGTTAAACCGGGATATGCCGGTGTCTGAATTTTATAATATCTTATCGGCCAGTAACGCCAATATTTTTGCGGTGCTTAACAACCATCACCAGTTGGAGGGTGTGATATGGATGGACGAAATACGCAAGCAACTGTTTAAGGCTAACCAACCTGATGCAGTAGTGGCCGACATAATGGTGCAACCTCCGGCTGTAATTAGCTACAGCCAGCCTGTAAGCAGCGTAATGAATGTATTTGACCAGTTGGATGTATGGCAGTTGCCTGTAATACGTGATGGTAAATTTGCAGGGTTTATATCTAAATCGGGCTTGCTTAACCAATACCGGCAAGTGTTTATTCAACAGCACAAGGATGCTGATTTATTTGCAGCCCGTTCGGTACAGTCTCCGCACAGATAA
- the mgtE gene encoding magnesium transporter, with amino-acid sequence MEEMVEQVELLLESDDKQQLRDYLNNLNISEVEELMGELPEHGPVFLDLLSLNRAVNVFRILDFPTQERLLKKLSGKKIAELINELPPDDRTSLFSEMHGDTVKNLILHLPPHDRKQALALLGYEEDSVGRLMTPDYIAVKKNWDVVQVLSHIRRYGKNSETIDVIYVIDENGVLLDDIRIREILLVDPATKISDLMDDRLISLKVNDPQEEAINIFRMNNRVALPVTDNNNLLLGIVTVDDILWIANEEYTEDIQKIGGTEALDEPYLDMPLLKLVKKRVGWLIILFLGEMLTATAMGYFEGQIAKAVVLALFVPLIISSGGNSGSQASTLIIQAMALGEVTVEDWWRVMRREILSGLLLGVTLGVIGFFRIFMWTLFSNIYGPHWVPVGLTVGLALVGIVLWGSLAGSMLPLLLKRLGLDPATSSAPFVATLVDVTGLIIYFTIAVSIMHI; translated from the coding sequence ATGGAAGAAATGGTTGAACAAGTAGAGCTGTTACTGGAAAGCGACGATAAACAACAGCTACGTGACTATTTGAACAACCTAAACATATCGGAGGTGGAAGAACTGATGGGCGAACTGCCCGAGCATGGCCCTGTTTTTCTCGACCTGCTTTCGCTTAACCGGGCGGTAAACGTTTTCCGTATTCTCGACTTCCCTACCCAGGAACGCCTGCTCAAAAAACTTTCAGGAAAAAAGATTGCAGAACTGATCAACGAGCTGCCGCCCGACGACCGCACATCGCTGTTTAGTGAAATGCACGGCGACACAGTAAAGAACCTCATACTGCATCTGCCACCGCACGACCGCAAGCAAGCCCTGGCCCTGCTGGGTTATGAGGAAGACAGCGTTGGCCGGCTCATGACCCCCGATTACATCGCCGTTAAAAAGAACTGGGATGTGGTACAGGTACTTTCGCACATCAGGCGGTATGGTAAAAATTCCGAAACCATCGACGTAATTTATGTAATTGACGAAAACGGTGTCCTGCTGGATGATATACGTATACGCGAAATACTTTTGGTTGACCCGGCCACTAAAATAAGCGACCTGATGGACGACCGGCTGATCTCTTTAAAAGTGAACGACCCTCAGGAAGAAGCCATCAACATCTTCAGGATGAACAACCGCGTGGCTTTACCCGTTACCGACAACAACAACCTACTGCTGGGCATAGTAACGGTTGATGATATTTTGTGGATAGCCAACGAAGAGTATACCGAAGACATACAAAAAATTGGTGGTACCGAAGCACTGGACGAGCCTTACCTGGATATGCCCTTGCTTAAGCTGGTTAAAAAACGTGTAGGCTGGCTTATTATTCTTTTCCTGGGCGAAATGCTAACGGCTACGGCAATGGGGTATTTTGAAGGGCAAATTGCAAAAGCGGTGGTGCTGGCGTTATTTGTTCCGCTAATTATATCAAGCGGTGGTAACAGCGGTTCACAGGCATCAACCCTCATCATACAGGCCATGGCATTGGGCGAGGTTACGGTGGAAGATTGGTGGCGGGTAATGCGCCGCGAGATCCTGTCGGGCCTATTGCTGGGCGTTACACTGGGAGTTATTGGCTTTTTCAGAATATTTATGTGGACACTGTTCAGCAATATTTATGGTCCGCATTGGGTACCAGTTGGTTTAACGGTAGGTTTGGCACTGGTTGGCATTGTATTATGGGGATCATTAGCCGGTTCCATGCTGCCATTACTGCTTAAACGCCTTGGCTTAGACCCTGCCACATCATCTGCCCCATTTGTAGCCACACTGGTTGATGTTACCGGGCTTATTATCTACTTTACCATTGCGGTGTCTATTATGCACATTTAA
- the ychF gene encoding redox-regulated ATPase YchF → MGLQCGIVGLPNVGKSTLFNCLSNARAQAANFPFCTIEPNVGVITVPDERLTKLTELVNPQRVVPNVIEIVDIAGLVKGASKGEGLGNQFLGNIRATNAIIHVLRCFDDDNVIHVDGSVDPIRDKEIIDTELQLKDLDSVEKKLQKIEKAAKIGDKDAKKAFEVLSVYKDHLLSGKSARTAPVVEEDREHIDDLWLLTAKPVMYVCNVGESDVNTGNAYVEKVRDAVKEENAEVLIISAQIESEIAQLETYEERQMFLEDLGLEQSGVTKLIKAAYKLLNLSTYFTAGVQEVRAWTITKGFTAPQAAGVIHTDFEKGFIRAEVIKYEDFVKYGSENACKEAGKLSVEGKTYIVEDGDIMHFRFNV, encoded by the coding sequence ATGGGTTTACAATGTGGTATAGTAGGTTTGCCAAACGTGGGCAAATCAACGCTTTTTAACTGTTTATCAAATGCCCGCGCACAGGCGGCCAACTTTCCTTTCTGTACAATTGAGCCCAATGTGGGTGTCATTACCGTTCCGGATGAGCGCCTCACTAAGTTAACCGAACTGGTTAATCCGCAGCGCGTGGTGCCTAACGTAATTGAGATTGTTGATATTGCCGGTTTGGTAAAAGGCGCCAGTAAAGGTGAAGGCCTGGGTAACCAGTTTTTGGGCAATATCCGCGCAACCAACGCTATTATACACGTATTGCGTTGCTTTGACGATGATAACGTAATACATGTTGACGGCTCTGTTGACCCGATACGCGACAAAGAAATTATTGATACTGAACTACAGTTGAAAGATTTAGATTCGGTTGAAAAGAAATTACAAAAGATAGAGAAGGCCGCAAAAATTGGCGACAAGGATGCCAAAAAAGCGTTTGAAGTACTGAGCGTGTACAAAGATCATTTGCTTAGCGGTAAATCGGCCCGTACCGCACCGGTTGTTGAAGAAGACAGGGAACATATAGATGACCTTTGGTTGCTTACCGCCAAGCCGGTGATGTATGTATGTAACGTGGGCGAAAGCGATGTAAACACGGGTAATGCTTACGTTGAAAAAGTGCGTGACGCCGTTAAGGAAGAAAACGCCGAAGTGCTGATCATCTCTGCCCAAATTGAATCGGAAATTGCACAACTGGAAACCTACGAAGAACGCCAGATGTTTTTGGAAGACTTAGGGTTGGAGCAATCAGGTGTTACTAAACTTATTAAAGCCGCTTATAAGCTGTTAAACCTAAGTACCTACTTTACTGCGGGTGTACAAGAAGTACGCGCCTGGACCATCACCAAAGGCTTTACAGCACCTCAAGCAGCCGGCGTTATTCATACCGATTTTGAGAAAGGCTTTATCCGTGCTGAAGTAATTAAATATGAAGACTTTGTAAAGTACGGTTCAGAAAATGCCTGCAAAGAAGCCGGCAAACTAAGCGTTGAAGGCAAGACCTATATTGTAGAGGATGGCGACATCATGCACTTCAGGTTCAACGTATAG